GATCCCGTCGGCGGCCGCCGAATCACTCGCCGGGCTCCTTGCACCGGACACCCTCGCCGCCTATCTCGGGGCGGCGGAACTGGGCCTGCTCCGGCGCAAGCCGGCCGCCCGGCCGGACCAGCCGTCGCCCGCGTCCATGAGGGTGCGGGAGGACTGCCTGCAGATCCTCGGCGCCCGGGCGGGCATCGCCGTCGTGCTCCCGGACCGCGACCTGCGGGTCGTGCTCCGGCCGGTCGTCGCCGCCCGCCCGCGCAGCATCCTCCTCGGCCACCTGGAGTGGGCGGTCCGGCGTGGCCGGTCCGAGGCCCGCAGCCGGATTCTCGCGATCATCGGCACGGTGCTGGACACCGGCTGCCGGGCCGGCGAGCTCTGCCACCTGCGCGTGGGCGACGTCGACGCCGGCCGGGGCAGAATCCGCGTCACCCGGCTCCCCCAGCACCGGAACCTGCGCGCCGAACCGGTCACCGAGACCGTGGCGCTGTCGCCCCAGACACAGGCGGCGATGCGGCACTGGCTGACGGTGCGCAGCCGCCTGGTCGTGCGGGACGCCGCGAAGCCCGCCGGCCGGAAGAACGAGACCACCGACGCCCTGTGGGTGAGCGTCTCCCCCAGTGGCCGCAGCCGGCCCGGTCTACCGCTGCACTTCCGGGGCCTCGCCCGCGCCTACGTCCGCGAGATCCAGAGCCTCAACCTCGACATGGCCGGCGAACCCGGCTGGGAACCGCTGCCGGAACGCATGGAGCAGCTCCGCCGCGCGATCGAACTCGAACAGACCGACCTCGTCGGCGCAACCGTCCTCCGCCGCGCGCCGGCTCCTCGGATCGACGGTGATCCGTGACGTTCCGACCACAGGTCACATGTCGACTTAGTGATCGGTGCCGTAAATCCTTCGGGGGTTGTTCACGCTGCCGGTGCGACAGAGGATTCCTCTCGGTGATCGGCGGTGTGCCGGTCGATCCTGGCCAGCAGCTCGTCCAGGAGCGGTGCTGCCAGGGATTGAGCGCGTCCTGGGCCAGCCGGCGACGCACGGTCGACGCCGACATGAACGGGGCGATGCCCCGCCGGGCGGCCGCGCGGACCGGTTCCGGGCACGACCAGCGTGAGAGCGGTACTTCACTCTGGGCAGGCAGCCGGCAGGCCGGCGCCTTGACCTGGGCGGCCTGCAGTGGCGTGAACGATGCGGGACGGCCGCAGCGTTGACGGTCTTTGAGCCCGAGCAGGCCCGCCTGGGCGAACCGGCCGCGCCAGCGGCGCACGGTGTCCACATGCAGCCCCGCCTCCCGGGCGATGCATGCGTTGGAGCGTCCACGCGCGGCGTGCAGCACCACCCGTGCACGCACCCGCAGCCGGTGCTCGGTCGTGTGGCCGTAGGCCGTCATCTTCAACCGCACGCGTTTGGCGGCACTCGGCTGTCGGACAGGGGGTGCGGACGGGCATGTCGCGCGAACCGATCGGCCGAAGTGGATCACTGGCACCCCGCAGCCTGCCCCGCCCGTCACCGCCCCGCCCCCCGCGCAATGACCCGGCGCAGGAGGCCACTTGGGCAGGAAAAACGCAACTTCGACATGGCCCGCAGAGGCAGCTACCTTCACCTTGTCTTCGGCGATCGCCCACGGTCGCACAGGAGTTCCTTCAGGCTGAGCCACCCGCGACGGGACGAGTCGGTCACGCCCCACGAATCCGCGCCCCCATGCGTAAGCCACCGAACCGGGTCCACACCAGGCACCCCCAACCAGGGAGAGACACATGCCCCATCTTGCGCTGTACACATTCGGCGTCCTGAAGTCGCCTCTCGCCGATCCCACACCTCTCACGAACGAGTTCTACGACAGCGGCGAGGCCGTCTACCGGAAGATCAGCCAGCACCCCGGGTACCTCGCTCGTGCCGAAGCGGCAGACGGCGACCGAGGCACACTCTTCGAGGCGGACTGGGGTGCATGGGGAGAGTTCGCCGTACCGACCTGGTACGGCAAGGGCCGTACGGTGGAAACCACCGCCCTGGCCGCGACCCTCTCACTCTGGACCGACCTGCCCTCCGCCTTCGACGCCATCTACACCGGTCTGCACCGTGAGGCGCTGAACAGGCGTTACGACTGGTTCGAGAGGACAGCACACCCGAGTTACGTGTTCTGGTGGGTCTCCGACGGCGTGATACCCACCTGGCAGGACGGGGTTTCCAGGCTGGAACACCTCCACGACCACGGCTCCGCGCCGCAAGCCTTCACCTTCCACCACTCGTTCGCCCCGCAGGGGACTCCGACCAGGATCAAAGGCATCGGGCCGAAGAGCGACCAGGTTCGCTGACAAGGAGGTCTGAACGACTGGGCTTCGCTGTCAAACGCCTCGATTGAATGACGGCGAACAGATGCGTCTGCGCCACGGCGGATCCGCCAGTACCCGGGGCTTCGCCCTCTACCTCGCGAGCGCCGATGAGCACCAAGACGCCATCCTCCCCACCAGCGGCTTCGCCGGCACCCCCCGAAGGATCTACGGCCGACCACTTGGGTACGGGCATCGGCCGATGCGTGTGCGGCGTGAGTGAGCCCTCCCGGCGCGTCGGATATTCAGCGTGTCAGGTCTGCCAGCACGCGCCGGGCGACGGTGCGGACCTCCTCGTCCTCGCGGATGAGCTCGGTGTGGCTTCCGAAGCCCACGATGCGGCTGTCCCCCTCGGCGAGCTGCCGGACGCTCTCGATCTGGATCGGGGTGAAGGCGGCAGGGCCGAGGGCGGCGAGTGTGTCCAGCGCAGCCAGTACGGAGCGCTGGGACGCAACCGGCCCGGCGGCGGCGAGGACGCGGTCGACGAGGTCGGTGAGCGCGACGCCGGCGGGGCGGTCGCTGCCGGGATGTGCGGCCACCAGCGCCCGCGCGGCGGCCGCGGCGGCGTCCGGCCGGTCGAGCATCGGCAGCAGGTGCACGACGGCCGGCCGCGCGGCGGGGCCGAGGAGGACGGCGACCCGGGCCGCGTGGTTCGCGACCCGGTGGAACCAGAAGCCGGGCGGCCAGGTCAGACCCTCCAGCACCACGGGAAGGACGGCTTCCTGATCACCGGTCAGGTCCCAGACCGCGGCGGCCGCCGCCAGGCCGGCCTCGACCGCGTGGAGGTCGGCCCGGCTCTCCGCCGGTTCGGCGAGCAGTGCCAGGAGGTGGGGAAGCAACGGACGGGCCTGCTCGCCGAGCGAGGCGGCGGCCCGGACGCCGTGGTCGCGCGATCCGGAGCGTTCGCCGAGCGCCAGGGCCAGGACGGTGAGCAGGGGCTCCATGTCTCCCGTCCATGCGTGGAGCGCTGTCGCGGCCTCCTGGCGGTCCGGCAGGGAGCCGGTCACGGCACGCTCCCGCAGCGCGGCGGCCACACCGGGGTGGAGCCGCGCGTCGGCGACAACGGCGAGCGCCCGGGCGACGGGGGCGGGGCGATGCGGCAGCGCGTCCACCAACTCGGGAACCGCGTCCCGGGCGGCGGGCCCCCAACCCGCCAGCAGGCCGACGAGATGGACCGGCTCGTTGACGGCCGCGAGGCCACCTGCCGTCAACGACGGGCGCTCGCGCGGGGTCGAGGCGTCGGCCGTCCAGGCCGCCAGCCGGTCCCGGACGGCGCTCAGCAGCGCCGGAGTGCACGGAAGCCGCGCCGGGGGCTTGTGCACGGCGCGGCGGAAGGCGGCCTCCAGCGCGTACGGCCGATCCGGCAGGTGCCGCGCGAGGAGATCCGCGGCCTCGGATGCGCCCAGCGTCACCAGGGCTGCCAGGGCCCGGTCGGCCGGCTCGTCGGTCCCCTCGGCGAGGCGGACGAGGGTCGGGACCGCCTGCGGGGCGGGCACGGCCCACTCGCTCACCGCGGCGATGACGCCGGCGGCGGTGGCCGGGGCGTCGAGCAGCGGCAGCATCGCCGGCAGCAGCCGTGCCGGGGCGCTCCGGGAACGCAGCGCAAGCGACTGGGCGGCCCAGGTCGCCTCGGTGGCCGCCGCCCCGGGATCCGCGCCGGAGCGCAGCTCCCGCGCCGCGCGGTCCAGCGCCGCGGCGACGAGATCGATCGCCGCGTCCACGTCGCCGCGCTCGTGCAGGGCGACGGCGAGGGCCTTCAGAGGCTCCCGCTCCCACCGGCTGCGTGCCAGGTGCGGCCGCAGCGGCAGCTGCGCCGCGAGCTCGGCGGCGGACTCCTCGTCCCACGGACAGCCCGCCGCCACGCGCGTCAGCAGCGCGGCCACCCGCACCGCCGGGGGCTCCGTCACTAGCAGCGCGGCCGCGCACAGCTCCTCCGCCGCGTCCCGGTCGGCCAGGACGCACGCGGTCAGCACGTCCGCGCGCACCACCGGATCGGTCTCCGCCGCCCAGCGCCGCCGCAACGCCGCCCGGGCCTCCGGGCCCGCGTCCTGCCCGCAGCGGCCCACCGTCCAGGCCGCGACCTGCCGCACCTCGCGGGCGGCGTCCGCGAGCAGTGGCAGCACCAGCGGCAGCTGGGCGACGACCGCCGCGCGTGCCGCACCCGGCCGGGCCGGGCCGTGCTCGTCCGTGCTCTCGGCGACGGCTCCCAGCATGCCGAGCAGCTCCGCACGGCGCAGTCCTGCCGCCGCGAGGCGGGCCAGGAAGGGGACGGCCGCCACCGTGGCCTCGTAGACCGTGCCCTGGTGCACGAGGCTGCTCCACAGCTCGTACTCGGCCTCCGCGACGGCCTCCGGATCGACCGCGGTCAATGCGCGCAGCAGATCGGGGACATCACCTGCGGGGCCGTAGGCATGGTGCAGCTCCGACCAGGCGACCCGGTCGAGGTCCGCGAACACGGTGGCGAGATCCATGTGGCGGATGCTTCCACCCGGGTCCGACAGCACCGCGCTCGCATCTCGAAGCGGTGCCCCGCGGCCGATCGGCGTGGACATCGTGACGGCAGCGGTCCGGGATCCGGGCGCGGGCCACGGGGGACGGTGCCTCACGGCCCGGACTGCGCGTCAGATCCGGACTGCTGCACCGGGCGGCCCGGTCACCCGGCTCCGGCCGCCCGTGCGAAGATCGCAGGTAGGGGACCGCCGGGGTGAGGGGATGCGCCGTGTGCACCGTGTTCGTCAGCTTCGATCCAGGCTCGGCGGTGCCGGTCCTCGTTCTCGCCGCACGCGACGAGTACGCCGACCGGGCGTGGCTGCCGCCCGCCCGGCACTGGCCGGCCCGGCCGCGGCTGGTGGGCGGCCTCGATCTGGTGGCGGGCGGCACGTGGCTGGCCGTCGACCCGGGCGGCGCCGGCCGCACTCCCCGCCTGGCCTGCATCCTGAACGGGTTCGGGCTCCCGGCCGATCCGGCCGGGCGGCTCTCGCGCGGTGAGCTGCCGCTGCTGGCCGCGGAGGGCGACGGCCTCGCCGACCGCGACTGGGCCCGTTATGACCCGTTCCACCTGATCACCGCCGGGCCGGACGCGGTGTCCATGCTGGGGTGGAGCGGCACCGAGCTGACCCGCAGGTCGCTGGAGCCGGGCCTGCACGCCGTCATCAACGACGGGATGGAGGGCCTCGCCTCGCACCGCACGTCCTCCCGGCGCGCCTCGCGGATGATGGCCGCCCGACTCGCGCACTTCCGGCCCCGGCTGGCCGCGGTCCATCGGCCGGAGCCGCCGACCGCGCCCGACCCCGCCTCCTCCGACAGCGCCGGCGCCGACGCCCCGACCGCCGAGGTGTGGGGCGACTGGCCGGCGATCGCGGACGGTGACGGCCTGGACCGCACCCACCCGGCCGCCCTCGTCCAGCGCCGCGACTTCGGCGACGGACGGATCTGGGCGACCACCTCGCTCGCACTGGTCGGGCTGGGCCGCGACGGCGTCCGCTACGACTTCAACCCGGCGCCGGGCAACGCCGCCTGGTACCCCGTCGACACCCGGCCGCCCCTCGGCTGAGCCGTGCCTCCCGGCGGGCCTCAACCCGCCGCTGTGCGCACCACGTTGACATGACGACGGGCCCGCGGGATGCCCGGCGGTGGTTGGAGACCGCCGGGCACCCTGCGCCGCCCCTGCGGGCGGGCACACAGCGGAGCGCGGCGGCCGCTGTTCCACGAGACGGCCGGGGCACTCCCCGAAGCCAGGAACTCTGCCAGGGATCGGTTCTCCGCGCAGCGCGCCACCCCGCAGGACTTCGGTAACGAATTGTTCAATTCCGGCATTCCGAACAGCGCGCCCACGCGTGCCGATGACGGCGGCTCAGGGCGCGGGCGCGGGTGCGCTCAGACGCTCCACCGGCCGGTCCAGGTCGAAGCGCGCCGCTGCGGGACCGGGGAAGGCGGGGCAGGCCGTCCGCCGGCCCCGATCCGTCCCGCCCTGTCCACGGCCTGTCCCCGATCCGTCCGCGATTCATCGAACAGCGGGATCTCCGTGCCGGGCGCGGCGTCCGCGAGGAAGGTGGAGGAGACGCCCTTGCGCTGTCGGCCGCGCGGGCTCTCGTACCGCAGCACGGAGACGGTGAGGCTGACCCGGCCGGGGGTGGCGAGCGGGCTGGAGGCGATGGAGTAGAGGCGCGGCTGAAGGCGCTTCAGCAGGTCGATCCAGTCCTGCGCGCTCTGCCGGACGGGGAACTCGGCGAGGACGTCGACCGCCTGCCGGCCCCAACTCCACCAGGCGAGACCGTCCTTGTTGTCCGGGCGGAGCAGGTGCCTCAGCTCGCGGTCGCCGGTCTGTTCGACGGCGAGGCGGAGCAGCGCGGGGGTGATGCGGGTGATGTCGAGGTGGCGGGCGAGGGCGTCGGCGAACGTGGCGGTGCGGGTGCCGGTGAGGACGACTTCGGTGGCGGGGTCGAGTCCGGTGGCGGTGAGCCATTCGTCGACGAGCTCGGGGCAGTTGGCGGGTCGGACGCCTAGTCCGTCGCCGGGTTCGTAGGGGAGGCGGTCGCCGATGTCGAAGGTGAAGCGCCGTACCTCCTTGCCCGCGCCGGGAAGGCTGAGGAGCCGGTTCTCGGTGAGGGCGACGCGGGGGTGTCGGTGCGCGGAGGGTCGAGGGCGTCGACGGTGTCGAGGGTGGTGAGGACGGCGCCGAGCCAGGGTTCGGCGGCCTCGCCGTCGGGTTCGCAGTCGGTGCGGGGGTGGAGCCGGGTGGCGCCGAGTTCGGCGAGGCGTTCATCGAGTCGGCGGCCGTGTCCGCAGAAGTCGCCGTAGCTGGAGTCGCCGAAGGCGAGGACGGAGTAGCGGACGCCGTCGAGGCGTGGCGCGTCGGTCGCGCCGAGGGCCTGCCAGAAGTCGGCGCCGTTGTCGGGTGCGTCGCCGTCGCCGAAGGTGCTGCTGACCACCAGCAGGTCGGTGTCGCCGGTGAGCG
This genomic window from Streptomyces sp. TLI_235 contains:
- a CDS encoding phage integrase family protein, producing the protein MADVPVAATASVEALNAVVELACAPPTSKSRAKQLRWVAGELRTALERGEIPSAAAESLAGLLAPDTLAAYLGAAELGLLRRKPAARPDQPSPASMRVREDCLQILGARAGIAVVLPDRDLRVVLRPVVAARPRSILLGHLEWAVRRGRSEARSRILAIIGTVLDTGCRAGELCHLRVGDVDAGRGRIRVTRLPQHRNLRAEPVTETVALSPQTQAAMRHWLTVRSRLVVRDAAKPAGRKNETTDALWVSVSPSGRSRPGLPLHFRGLARAYVREIQSLNLDMAGEPGWEPLPERMEQLRRAIELEQTDLVGATVLRRAPAPRIDGDP
- a CDS encoding homeodomain-containing protein, which codes for MAYAWGRGFVGRDRLVPSRVAQPEGTPVRPWAIAEDKVKVAASAGHVEVAFFLPKWPPAPGHCAGGGAVTGGAGCGVPVIHFGRSVRATCPSAPPVRQPSAAKRVRLKMTAYGHTTEHRLRVRARVVLHAARGRSNACIAREAGLHVDTVRRWRGRFAQAGLLGLKDRQRCGRPASFTPLQAAQVKAPACRLPAQSEVPLSRWSCPEPVRAAARRGIAPFMSASTVRRRLAQDALNPWQHRSWTSCWPGSTGTPPITERNPLSHRQREQPPKDLRHRSLSRHVTCGRNVTDHRRSEEPARGGGRLRRRGRSVRVRSRGGAAPCVPAAVPSRVRRPCRG
- a CDS encoding transport and Golgi organization protein 2 produces the protein MCTVFVSFDPGSAVPVLVLAARDEYADRAWLPPARHWPARPRLVGGLDLVAGGTWLAVDPGGAGRTPRLACILNGFGLPADPAGRLSRGELPLLAAEGDGLADRDWARYDPFHLITAGPDAVSMLGWSGTELTRRSLEPGLHAVINDGMEGLASHRTSSRRASRMMAARLAHFRPRLAAVHRPEPPTAPDPASSDSAGADAPTAEVWGDWPAIADGDGLDRTHPAALVQRRDFGDGRIWATTSLALVGLGRDGVRYDFNPAPGNAAWYPVDTRPPLG